From Brochothrix thermosphacta DSM 20171 = FSL F6-1036, a single genomic window includes:
- the mnmG gene encoding tRNA uridine-5-carboxymethylaminomethyl(34) synthesis enzyme MnmG translates to MQTYEAGNYDVIVVGSGHAGVEAGLAAARMGCKTLMVTINLDMIGFMPCNPSIGGPAKGVVVREIDALGGEMGRNIDKTYIQMRMLNTGKGPAVRALRAQADKWDYQYEMKHTIEKEDNITLRQGLVDELIIEDDVVTGVITQTGGIYRGKTVIITTGTYSRGEIIIGDIKYSSGPNNQQPSVALSKQLETLGFDLLRLKTGTPPRVKSTSIDYSQTEIQPGDEDHRGFSYETTKFITDQIPCWLTYTTEETHEIIKANLHRAPMFTGIIEGSGPRYCPSIEDKIVRFSDKPRHQIFLEPEGRHTEEVYVQGLSTSMPEDVQHKMLNSIPGLENASMMRAGYAIEYDAVAPTQLWPTLETKRIKNLYTAGQINGTSGYEEAAGQGIIAGINAALAVQNKEPFIMKRSEGYIGVMIDDLVTKGTKEPYRLLTSRAEYRLLLRHDNADLRLTEKGHDIGLITEERYQAFLNKKAQIAEESDRLKSIRVKPTAEVQAWMTKIGGSLLKDGILAWDLLRRPEVTYADLIEVIAASDNITEEVAEQVEIQVKYEGYIKKSLERVDKLKRMEQKTIPVDLDYDYISGLATEARENLKEVQPLTLAQASRISGVNPADVSILMVYLEQGKLVRVGGEE, encoded by the coding sequence ATGCAAACTTATGAAGCTGGAAATTATGATGTCATTGTTGTTGGTTCAGGACACGCAGGTGTTGAAGCGGGATTAGCTGCAGCGCGTATGGGCTGTAAAACATTGATGGTTACAATCAATCTCGATATGATTGGTTTTATGCCGTGTAACCCCTCAATCGGAGGGCCTGCTAAAGGTGTGGTTGTCCGTGAAATTGATGCCTTAGGTGGCGAAATGGGTCGTAATATCGATAAAACATATATTCAAATGCGTATGCTAAATACTGGGAAAGGTCCTGCAGTTCGTGCCTTACGTGCACAAGCTGACAAATGGGACTACCAATATGAAATGAAGCACACAATTGAAAAAGAAGATAATATTACATTGCGCCAAGGTTTGGTAGATGAATTGATTATCGAAGATGATGTTGTAACAGGTGTCATTACACAAACAGGTGGTATTTACCGTGGAAAAACAGTCATTATTACAACGGGAACATACTCACGTGGTGAAATCATTATTGGCGATATTAAATATTCAAGTGGTCCAAATAACCAACAACCGTCAGTGGCTCTTTCTAAACAATTAGAGACACTTGGATTTGACTTGTTACGCTTGAAAACAGGAACACCACCACGTGTGAAATCGACATCAATCGATTATTCACAAACAGAGATACAACCAGGTGATGAAGATCATCGTGGTTTTAGTTACGAAACAACTAAATTTATTACCGATCAAATCCCTTGCTGGTTAACTTATACAACTGAAGAAACACATGAAATTATTAAAGCGAACCTTCATCGTGCGCCAATGTTCACGGGTATTATTGAAGGAAGTGGCCCGCGTTACTGTCCATCAATTGAAGATAAAATTGTACGCTTTTCAGATAAACCGCGCCATCAAATATTCTTGGAACCAGAAGGTCGTCATACAGAAGAAGTATATGTTCAAGGACTATCTACAAGTATGCCTGAAGATGTGCAACATAAAATGCTTAATTCTATTCCAGGACTTGAAAATGCGTCAATGATGCGTGCAGGTTATGCAATTGAATACGATGCAGTGGCACCAACGCAATTGTGGCCAACACTAGAGACGAAACGGATTAAAAACCTGTATACAGCGGGTCAAATCAATGGTACAAGTGGTTATGAAGAAGCGGCTGGTCAAGGTATTATCGCAGGTATTAATGCTGCATTAGCAGTTCAAAATAAAGAACCGTTTATTATGAAACGTAGCGAGGGTTATATCGGTGTTATGATTGATGATCTTGTAACAAAAGGGACGAAAGAACCTTATCGTTTGTTAACATCACGCGCGGAATATCGACTTTTATTACGTCACGACAATGCTGATTTACGTTTAACTGAAAAAGGCCATGATATTGGCTTGATTACAGAAGAACGTTACCAAGCCTTTTTAAATAAAAAAGCACAGATTGCTGAGGAGTCAGATCGACTCAAATCAATTCGTGTAAAACCAACTGCAGAAGTACAAGCCTGGATGACTAAAATCGGGGGTTCATTACTAAAAGATGGTATTTTAGCTTGGGATCTTTTACGTCGCCCTGAAGTAACCTATGCAGACTTAATAGAAGTTATAGCAGCAAGTGATAATATCACTGAAGAAGTTGCTGAACAAGTAGAAATCCAAGTGAAATATGAGGGTTATATCAAAAAATCATTAGAACGTGTCGATAAACTTAAACGCATGGAACAAAAAACAATTCCTGTGGATTTAGATTATGATTATATTAGTGGTTTAGCAACAGAAGCACGCGAAAATCTTAAAGAAGTACAACCGTTAACGCTTGCTCAAGCAAGTCGTATTTCAGGTGTGAACCCTGCAGATGTATCAATTTTGATGGTGTATTTGGAGCAAGGTAAACTAGTAAGAGTTGGAGGCGAAGAATAA